From a single Manis javanica isolate MJ-LG chromosome Y, MJ_LKY, whole genome shotgun sequence genomic region:
- the LOC140843040 gene encoding kelch-like protein 4 isoform X1, which translates to MSNLLCIDDIDVPDEEAIVNAVMQWVGYDVQGRQQDLEMLLSYVRLPLLPPQNMGIRIYNSSVSENVSLPPLDSITTVLYGRTQEPASETFCVPTAWKHKRPCDPTSEKYDLRTNSWLHSSVALGFSLEFQLLIVSSVSTEEVIA; encoded by the exons ATGTCCAATCTTCTGTGCATTGATGACATTGATGTGCCTGATGAAGAAGCCATTGTCAATGCTGTCATGCAGTGGGTAGGTTATGATGTGCAGGGGAGGCAGCAAGACCTGGAAATGCTGCTCTCTTACGTCAGACTGCCCTTACTGCCACCACAG AACATGGGAATACGTATTTACAACTCATCAGTTTCTGAAAATGTGTCCCTACCGCCCCTTGACTCCATTACCACAGTTTTATATGGAAGGACGCAAGAACCAGCTTCTGAGACTTTTTGTGTACCTACAGCCTGGAAACATAAAAGACCCTGTG ATCCTACAAGTGAAAAATATGACCTCAGGACCAACAGCTGGCTACATAGTAGCGTAGCCTTAGGTTTCAGTTTGGAGTTTCAGTTATTGATAGTAAGCTCTGTGTCCACGGAGGAAGTGATAGCTTAA